In Lineus longissimus chromosome 13, tnLinLong1.2, whole genome shotgun sequence, one genomic interval encodes:
- the LOC135497704 gene encoding uncharacterized protein LOC135497704 has protein sequence MVSYIDKQRQADLVDMQKFEKCELDEKELAAEIDSHGAWRDAVKKSYRTAQELLEAHVHKKEPLSPSVDASTKVVKTVSSCQAKLPTLELPRFSGVLTEWQAFYEKFVTIVHDNRDIPVVTKFAYLTSLLEGEAKSVVTGLSITKDNYSAAIELLRERFGNRDRLIFSHIQALLNVSLPSPTVRGLWSLQDTIQTHVRNLESLGVNGGTYGLFLTPLILSRLPNDIRMEWARNGAGKESDLIGLLEFLKLEIQRRERAETFKDMNLSAQPSACASPSLSKQTVKQRVPTASAMFSSGENSNSDSNNCVFCSKKHPSDKCWDVKKISLSERHKLIKDSGACFRCLLRGHLAKGCMARCRACKGKHNELLCDPSRRAAQKNPSNSGQSGAADRNSMKPVTSHVGVSCSTEGVLTVPQVARVLVKGERGSAEATVMFDSGSDTSCVCSDFVEKIGPKWVTAKKMSFAVFGASSLSASKVHNVYSLDMQANDGVTRSLNVVRVKAISPPMERPRVPNHLLKSLGHMNIADDYNTDKKVTVDILIGLDMYWKFVKQGFIQVTTGLVAQDTIFG, from the exons atggtatcgtacatcgataaACAGCGGCAAGCTGacttggttgacatgcagaaatttgaGA AGTGTGAATTAGACGAAAAAGAATTGGCAGCTGAGATCGATTCGCACGGTGCGTGGCGGGACGCAGTTAAGAAGTCGTACCGTACAGCACAGGAACTTTTAGAAGCACACGTGCATAAAAAGGAGCCGTTGAGTCCTAGTGTTGATGCGAGTACAAAAGTAGTTAAAACTGTGAGTTCCTGTCAGGCAAAGCTACCTACGTTGGAACTACCACGTTTCTCTGGAGTGCTGACAGAATGGCAGGCATTCTATGAAAAGTTTGTGACAATAGTACATGACAATAGAGACATTCCTGTCGTAACAAAATTCGCATACCTGACCTCTCTCCTAGAGGGGGAGGCGAAGTCAGTGGTGACAGGTCTGAGCATCACAAAAGATAACTATAGTGCTGCTATCGAGCTCCTGAGGGAGCGATTTGGCAATAGGGATCGACTGATATTTTCCCATATCCAAGCCTTGCTGAATGTTTCGCTACCGTCTCCGACTGTTCGAGGTTTGTGGTCCCTACAGGACACAATACAGACACATGTTAGAAATTTGGAGTCCCTCGGTGTCAATGGGGGAACGTATGGTCTGTTTCTCACGCCACTCATCTTGTCTAGACTGCCCAATGATATCAGAATGGAGTGGGCTCGAAATGGTGCTGGGAAAGAGAGCGACTTGATTGGTCTTTTGGAATTTCTTAAATTGGAAATTCAACGTCGTGAACGAGCAGAGACATTCAAAGACATGAATTTATCAGCACAACCGAGTGCATGTGCATCGCCTTCGTTGAGCAAGCAGACAGTTAAGCAACGAGTTCCTACTGCCTCAGCAATGTTCAGCAGTGGGGAGAATTCGAATAGTGACAGTAACAACTGTGTGTTTTGTTCCAAAAAACATCCGTCTGATAAATGCTGGGATGTGAAGAAAATATCGCTTAGTGAACGCCACAAGTTGATCAAGGACAGTGGAGCGTGTTTTCGCTGCCTTTTGAGAGGTCACCTGGCAAAAGGTTGCATGGCCAGATGTAGGGCTTGCAAAGGCAAGCACAATGAACTTCTGTGTGATCCGAGTAGGAGAGCTGCTCAGAAGAATCCCTCCAATTCAGGTCAGTCTGGGGCTGCAGATCGGAACTCCATGAAACCGGTCACATCGCATGTAGGTGTGTCCTGTTCTACCGAGGGGGTTTTGACTGTACCCCAGGTTGCCCGCGTCCTCGTTAAAGGCGAGAGGGGTTCAGCAGAAGCAACTGTTATGTTCGACTCTGGGTCTGATACCTCATGTGTTTGTTCTGATTTTGTAGAGAAAATCGGTCCTAAGTGGGTGACTGCCAAAAAGATGTCCTTTGCAGTCTTTGGTGCAAGTTCTCTATCAGCCAGTAAGGTACATAATGTATACAGCCTGGATATGCAGGCAAATGACGGTGTCACAAGATCACTTAATGTTGTCAGAGTGAAAGCGATTAGTCCACCTATGGAACGACCAAGGGTACCAAACCACTTATTAAAATCACTTGGACATATGAACATAGCAGATGACTACAACACGGATAAAAAAGTCACAGTTGACATCTTGATTGGCCTTGACATGTATTGGAAATTTGTTAAACAGGGTTTCATACAGGTCACCACTGGTCTTGTAGCTCAAGACACCATCTTTGGGTAG